The following proteins are encoded in a genomic region of Bacillus sp. Marseille-Q1617:
- a CDS encoding isochorismatase family cysteine hydrolase, producing MSNKKALLIIDMINTFDFNGGEKLLSNTEDIVDPIRELKKKAKKADIPVIYVNDNYGLWQDNMNDIINKCKDGKGKSIIEKIHPDEDDFFIVKPKHSCFFGTQLEILLHQLDVDHLILTGIAGDICVLFTANDAYMREYGVTIPSDCIASERKEDNDSAIHIINKTIDADMTESTGIEF from the coding sequence ATGAGTAATAAGAAGGCATTATTAATCATCGACATGATCAATACATTCGATTTTAACGGGGGAGAAAAATTACTTTCAAATACAGAAGACATCGTGGATCCCATCAGGGAGTTAAAGAAGAAAGCGAAAAAAGCAGATATACCTGTCATTTATGTCAATGACAACTACGGTCTTTGGCAGGATAATATGAATGATATCATCAACAAGTGTAAAGACGGGAAGGGTAAGTCCATCATTGAAAAAATCCATCCTGATGAAGATGATTTCTTCATTGTAAAACCGAAGCATTCCTGTTTCTTTGGCACCCAGCTTGAAATCCTCCTTCATCAGCTGGATGTCGACCATCTTATCCTGACTGGAATCGCGGGTGATATATGCGTCCTATTTACGGCAAACGATGCCTATATGAGAGAATACGGGGTGACCATCCCGAGTGACTGTATCGCCTCCGAACGAAAGGAGGATAATGACAGCGCCATTCATATCATCAATAAAACGATCGATGCCGATATGACCGAATCGACCGGGATAGAATTTTAA
- the sspI gene encoding small acid-soluble spore protein SspI produces the protein MNLNLRKAIIHNVSGNSQEEIKDTIVDAIQGGEEKTLPGLGVLLEVFWQNADPQEQQMLLETLEESLQQQQQ, from the coding sequence ATGAACCTTAACTTGAGAAAAGCGATTATACACAACGTTTCTGGAAACAGCCAGGAAGAAATTAAAGATACAATCGTCGATGCCATTCAAGGCGGAGAAGAAAAAACACTTCCGGGTTTAGGCGTGCTGCTTGAAGTCTTCTGGCAAAATGCCGATCCTCAAGAACAGCAAATGCTGCTTGAAACGTTAGAAGAGTCATTACAGCAACAACAGCAATAA
- a CDS encoding RNA methyltransferase → MKYIQSSKNPVVKQWKKLLTKKGRDQSLTYIVEGFHLVEEALKQDDTVMELIFVEGVEVPHKWNLDGVELIQVSQEAGKELADTETTQGVFAVCRQKNRASIEESKTFLLLDGLQDPGNIGTIIRTAEASGIDAIILGKGTVDLYNPKVLRSAQGSHFYLPIIKGDLTEVISLLKEKGIPVYGTALENGEEYTTVKPRDSYALIVGNEGNGMSPEILSQTDQNLYIPIYGKSESLNVAIAAGILLYYFKNGQ, encoded by the coding sequence TTGAAGTATATTCAATCCTCTAAGAACCCTGTCGTGAAGCAGTGGAAAAAGTTATTGACCAAAAAGGGAAGAGATCAGTCCCTTACATATATTGTAGAAGGCTTTCATCTGGTTGAAGAAGCATTAAAGCAAGACGATACGGTGATGGAGCTGATTTTTGTCGAAGGCGTCGAAGTTCCACATAAATGGAATCTTGATGGCGTCGAGCTGATACAGGTTTCACAGGAAGCGGGAAAAGAACTGGCTGATACAGAAACGACTCAGGGAGTGTTTGCGGTATGCAGGCAGAAAAATAGGGCATCCATTGAAGAAAGCAAGACCTTTTTACTGCTCGATGGGCTTCAGGATCCGGGAAATATCGGTACCATTATCCGTACGGCAGAAGCTTCCGGTATCGATGCAATCATCCTTGGGAAAGGAACCGTTGATCTATATAATCCGAAGGTACTCAGATCAGCACAGGGAAGTCATTTTTACTTGCCGATCATCAAAGGTGACCTGACAGAAGTCATTTCTTTACTTAAAGAAAAAGGGATACCTGTATATGGGACGGCACTCGAGAATGGCGAAGAGTATACGACCGTCAAGCCGAGGGATTCCTACGCACTGATCGTCGGGAATGAAGGAAACGGGATGAGTCCTGAAATCCTTTCACAAACCGATCAGAATCTGTATATTCCTATATATGGGAAGAGCGAATCATTGAATGTCGCGATTGCGGCAGGCATCTTGTTATATTATTTTAAAAATGGGCAATAA
- the pheS gene encoding phenylalanine--tRNA ligase subunit alpha: MEDKLRSLQTEAIEKINEAQDLKELNNIRVAYLGKKGPVTEVLKGMGKLSAEERPKMGALANEVRGAITEKIEAKQEKLEKEAVEKKLQSETIDVTLPGRPVRKGNHHPLTMIIEEIEDLFIGMGYTVAEGPEVEKDYYNFEALNLPKGHPARDMQDSFYITEETLLRTHTSPVQARTMEHAKGKGPIKIICPGKVYRRDTDDATHSHQFMQIEGLVVDKDIRMSDLKGTLNVFAKKMFGEDREIRLRPSFFPFTEPSVEMDISCKICGGEGCRVCKGTGWIEILGAGMVHPNVLEMAGFDPKEYTGFAFGMGPERIAMLKYGIDDIRHFYTNDTRFVTQFNVTE; encoded by the coding sequence ATGGAGGATAAATTACGATCCCTTCAAACCGAAGCAATTGAAAAGATTAACGAAGCACAGGATTTAAAAGAACTGAACAACATTCGTGTTGCCTACTTAGGAAAGAAAGGTCCTGTAACCGAAGTATTAAAAGGAATGGGTAAACTTTCCGCAGAAGAACGCCCTAAAATGGGTGCACTTGCGAATGAAGTACGCGGTGCCATCACCGAAAAAATTGAAGCGAAGCAGGAGAAGCTTGAAAAAGAAGCAGTGGAGAAGAAACTTCAATCAGAAACGATCGATGTGACACTGCCGGGCAGACCTGTCAGAAAAGGGAATCATCATCCGCTTACGATGATCATCGAAGAAATTGAAGACCTATTCATCGGGATGGGGTATACGGTTGCAGAAGGCCCTGAAGTTGAAAAGGATTACTACAACTTCGAAGCACTGAACCTTCCGAAAGGACACCCTGCCCGGGATATGCAGGATTCCTTCTATATTACAGAAGAGACATTGCTCAGGACCCATACCTCACCGGTTCAGGCTAGAACGATGGAGCATGCAAAAGGCAAAGGGCCTATTAAAATCATCTGCCCGGGTAAAGTATACCGCCGTGATACGGATGATGCGACGCATTCGCATCAGTTTATGCAAATCGAAGGCCTTGTCGTGGATAAAGACATCCGCATGAGTGATCTGAAAGGGACGCTGAATGTGTTCGCAAAGAAAATGTTCGGCGAAGACCGTGAAATCCGTCTGCGCCCTAGCTTCTTCCCATTCACGGAGCCTTCCGTCGAAATGGATATTTCCTGTAAGATCTGCGGGGGAGAGGGCTGCCGCGTATGTAAAGGAACCGGCTGGATTGAAATTCTTGGAGCGGGGATGGTTCACCCGAACGTTCTCGAAATGGCAGGATTCGATCCGAAAGAATACACAGGTTTTGCATTCGGAATGGGGCCTGAACGTATCGCGATGCTGAAATACGGTATTGATGATATCCGTCATTTCTATACGAACGATACCCGATTTGTAACACAATTCAACGTGACCGAGTAA
- the pheT gene encoding phenylalanine--tRNA ligase subunit beta, with translation MFVSYKWLENYVDLSGVTPEDLAEKITRSGIEVEGIERIGAEIKNVVVGHVLECEQHPDADKLNICKVDVGEEEPVQIICGAPNVGKGQKVAVAKVGAVLPGNFKIKKAKLRGEASHGMICSLQELGVEGKLVPKEHAEGIYVFPEGAEVGSNAVELLNLDDAILELGLTPNRSDCLSMLGVAYEVAAILDREVKLPEVKETDGNEKASDYITVNVEAKEDNPLYGAKIIKNVKIGPSPIWMQNALIAAGIRPHNNVVDITNYILLEYGQPLHAFDYDRLGSKEILVRRAKDGEKFVTLDDTERTLSSNHLVITNGEEPVALAGVMGGADSEVQNDTTTVLLEAAYFTGAIVRGASKDHGLRSEASTRYEKGVDPDRVLKAGERAAALMAEYAGGEVLEGTVLFDELNVEPAVVEITLEKINASLGTAISVEEVKDIFLRLQFDVSVDGTSFTVTAPTRRGDITIPEDLLEEVARLYGYDNLPLTLPKGESTPGGLNSHQLKRRTVRRYLEGAGLLQAITYSLTNDEKAAKYALDVKDPVRLLMPMSEERSNLRLSIIPQLLEVVSYNKARQNDSLAFYEVGSVFLKESGEELPLEEEHIAGALSGLWYMHPWQGEKKAVDFYVAKGILEGLFEELGVTEAVSFRQAAADGLHPGRTAEILLDGEVIGIIGAIHPEVEKELDLNETYVFELKAKPVFHYEKPALSYSPIPRHPSITRDIALVVDTEVKAGELKAVIKEAGGKLLKEVSVFDLYEGEHMEPGKKSLAFSLKYFDPAKTLTDEEVVKVHDGVLAAVKDKAGAELRG, from the coding sequence ATGTTTGTTTCATATAAATGGTTAGAAAATTATGTAGACCTGTCAGGAGTCACTCCTGAAGACCTGGCAGAAAAAATTACAAGAAGCGGAATCGAGGTTGAAGGCATCGAAAGAATCGGTGCAGAAATCAAGAATGTCGTAGTCGGGCACGTACTGGAGTGTGAACAGCATCCGGATGCGGATAAACTGAATATATGCAAAGTTGACGTTGGCGAAGAAGAGCCGGTTCAAATCATCTGCGGTGCTCCGAATGTCGGTAAAGGTCAAAAAGTGGCTGTCGCTAAAGTGGGCGCCGTGCTTCCGGGCAATTTTAAAATCAAAAAAGCGAAACTTCGCGGAGAGGCATCCCATGGGATGATCTGTTCACTTCAAGAGCTGGGCGTCGAAGGAAAGCTTGTACCAAAAGAACATGCAGAAGGGATCTACGTCTTCCCTGAAGGTGCAGAGGTCGGCAGCAATGCCGTTGAACTGCTGAACCTGGATGACGCAATCCTTGAATTGGGCTTAACGCCGAACCGTTCTGACTGCTTGAGCATGCTTGGAGTCGCTTATGAAGTGGCTGCCATCCTGGACCGTGAAGTGAAGCTTCCTGAAGTCAAGGAGACAGACGGAAACGAAAAAGCATCCGATTACATCACCGTGAACGTGGAAGCAAAAGAAGATAATCCGCTGTATGGTGCGAAAATCATTAAAAATGTAAAAATAGGTCCTTCACCTATTTGGATGCAGAATGCACTGATTGCTGCAGGGATCCGCCCTCATAATAATGTGGTAGACATCACGAATTATATTTTACTGGAGTATGGCCAGCCGCTTCATGCATTTGATTATGACCGTCTCGGATCTAAGGAAATCCTTGTCCGCCGTGCCAAAGACGGTGAAAAATTTGTCACGCTTGATGATACGGAAAGAACTTTATCTTCAAATCATTTGGTGATCACGAACGGAGAAGAGCCGGTTGCCCTTGCCGGGGTAATGGGGGGAGCCGATTCCGAAGTCCAAAATGATACAACGACTGTGCTTCTGGAAGCCGCATACTTCACAGGTGCCATTGTAAGAGGTGCGTCCAAGGATCACGGCCTGAGAAGTGAAGCGAGCACCCGTTATGAAAAAGGTGTAGACCCGGACCGTGTGCTGAAAGCAGGCGAGCGTGCAGCTGCACTGATGGCAGAATACGCAGGCGGGGAAGTCCTTGAAGGAACGGTTCTATTCGATGAATTGAACGTCGAGCCTGCTGTCGTGGAAATCACTCTTGAGAAGATCAATGCTTCATTGGGCACCGCGATTTCGGTTGAAGAAGTGAAAGATATCTTCCTCCGTCTTCAATTCGATGTAAGTGTCGATGGAACGTCTTTCACAGTCACTGCCCCGACAAGAAGGGGAGACATCACCATTCCGGAAGATCTGCTTGAGGAAGTCGCCCGCCTATACGGCTATGACAATCTTCCGCTTACACTTCCGAAGGGTGAAAGCACACCGGGTGGATTGAATAGTCATCAATTGAAACGCCGTACAGTCCGCCGTTACCTTGAAGGTGCAGGTCTTCTGCAGGCGATCACGTATTCATTGACGAATGATGAAAAAGCCGCTAAATATGCACTTGATGTGAAAGACCCGGTTCGTCTATTGATGCCGATGAGTGAAGAGCGCAGCAATCTTCGTTTAAGCATCATCCCTCAGCTTCTGGAGGTGGTCTCATATAATAAAGCACGCCAGAATGATTCTCTTGCTTTCTATGAAGTGGGATCTGTCTTCTTGAAGGAATCCGGTGAAGAGCTTCCATTGGAAGAGGAGCATATCGCAGGGGCGCTGTCTGGCTTATGGTATATGCATCCTTGGCAAGGGGAAAAGAAAGCGGTCGATTTCTATGTGGCTAAAGGCATTCTCGAAGGTCTGTTCGAGGAACTGGGTGTCACCGAAGCTGTATCGTTCCGCCAGGCAGCAGCTGACGGCCTGCATCCTGGAAGAACAGCTGAAATCCTCCTGGACGGAGAAGTAATCGGGATTATCGGTGCGATTCATCCAGAAGTGGAAAAAGAGCTTGACCTGAATGAGACGTATGTATTCGAACTGAAAGCGAAGCCGGTCTTCCATTATGAAAAGCCGGCATTAAGCTACTCGCCGATTCCGCGTCACCCGTCCATCACAAGGGATATCGCACTTGTTGTAGACACGGAAGTAAAAGCAGGTGAACTGAAGGCCGTGATCAAAGAAGCTGGAGGCAAACTTCTTAAAGAGGTATCTGTATTTGACCTTTATGAAGGCGAACATATGGAACCTGGCAAGAAATCACTTGCATTCTCGCTGAAATACTTCGACCCTGCGAAGACCCTGACTGATGAAGAAGTCGTTAAAGTACATGACGGCGTCCTTGCAGCAGTGAAGGATAAAGCCGGGGCTGAATTACGCGGATAA
- the rnhC gene encoding ribonuclease HIII encodes MANTVIQANSGLTAKMKDYYKDTLVSKLPPGAVFSAKPAGCTVTAYKSGKVLFQGANGEVEAKKWGSAQAPKVKSPSKGTTTLPENFADWSVIGSDEVGTGDFFGPITVVSAFVKKEQIPLMKELGVKDSKNLNDSQIISIAKDLIETIPYSLLVLHNEKYNSLQSGGMTQGKMKAILHNQAILHLLDKMAPEEPEGILIDQFVEKNTYFNHINAQKKIQRDRVYFSTKGESIHIAVAAASIIARYAFLKEMDKLSARAGVEIPKGAGKQVDVAAAKIIKRKGIGELKSMTKWHFANSEKAIKLAGK; translated from the coding sequence TTGGCGAATACAGTCATTCAAGCAAACAGTGGATTAACAGCAAAGATGAAAGATTACTATAAGGATACACTTGTCAGCAAGCTTCCACCCGGTGCCGTTTTTTCTGCAAAACCGGCCGGCTGCACAGTGACGGCTTACAAATCTGGAAAAGTCCTGTTCCAGGGAGCGAACGGGGAAGTGGAAGCAAAGAAATGGGGCAGTGCCCAGGCACCAAAGGTGAAGTCACCTTCCAAAGGAACAACCACCCTGCCTGAAAACTTTGCAGATTGGTCCGTAATAGGATCGGATGAAGTCGGAACAGGTGACTTCTTCGGTCCCATCACAGTAGTAAGTGCCTTTGTAAAGAAAGAGCAAATCCCTCTAATGAAAGAGCTCGGCGTGAAGGATTCCAAGAATCTGAACGATTCACAGATCATCTCGATTGCGAAAGATTTGATCGAGACCATACCATACAGCTTACTCGTTCTACATAATGAAAAATACAATTCCCTCCAGAGCGGAGGGATGACACAAGGAAAGATGAAGGCCATTCTCCATAACCAGGCCATCCTTCATTTACTCGATAAAATGGCGCCGGAAGAGCCTGAAGGCATTCTGATCGATCAGTTTGTCGAGAAAAACACATATTTCAATCATATCAATGCCCAAAAGAAGATCCAGCGTGACCGTGTCTACTTCAGCACAAAAGGGGAAAGCATTCACATTGCGGTCGCTGCGGCATCCATCATTGCAAGGTATGCTTTCCTGAAGGAAATGGATAAACTTAGTGCCCGGGCAGGTGTCGAGATTCCGAAAGGGGCGGGCAAGCAGGTTGATGTAGCCGCTGCTAAAATCATCAAGCGAAAAGGGATTGGAGAACTGAAGTCAATGACGAAGTGGCATTTTGCTAACAGCGAAAAGGCAATCAAGCTTGCCGGAAAATAG
- the zapA gene encoding cell division protein ZapA, translated as MSDEQKNRTNVDIYGQQYTIVGTESTSQIRFVCSRVDDKMREIKSMNPSLDTGKLAVLTAVNAVNDYIKLKEQFEELEREIKRLKG; from the coding sequence TTGTCAGATGAACAAAAAAATCGCACCAATGTAGACATATATGGTCAACAATATACTATTGTCGGTACTGAGTCGACAAGTCAAATTCGATTTGTTTGTTCGAGAGTCGATGACAAAATGAGAGAAATCAAATCTATGAATCCATCTCTTGATACTGGTAAGCTCGCTGTGTTGACAGCCGTTAATGCAGTCAATGATTATATCAAACTGAAAGAGCAGTTTGAGGAGCTGGAAAGAGAAATTAAACGCTTAAAGGGTTGA
- a CDS encoding CvpA family protein produces MLDLVLLIILLAGFFTGLKRGFILQAVHMTGFIVSFIVAYIYYDQLAPKLTLWIPYPVLDEQSKLNMIFEMTNMDQAYYRVIAFAMIFFAVKIIVHIFGSMLDFVAHLPVLKQLNVIGGGVLGLIETYLIIFILLFIAVLLPIDTVQSFINDSFIAQAMVKHTPVFSEMVKDWWIENAG; encoded by the coding sequence ATGCTTGATTTAGTTTTACTGATTATCCTGTTAGCGGGATTCTTCACCGGTCTAAAACGCGGTTTTATCCTGCAGGCTGTCCATATGACAGGTTTTATCGTTTCTTTTATTGTAGCATACATATATTATGATCAGCTTGCACCGAAACTCACACTCTGGATTCCATATCCGGTGCTTGATGAACAATCAAAATTAAATATGATCTTTGAAATGACCAATATGGATCAGGCGTATTACCGCGTGATTGCATTTGCCATGATTTTCTTTGCGGTTAAGATCATCGTTCATATTTTTGGATCAATGCTCGACTTCGTCGCACATCTTCCCGTCCTGAAACAATTGAATGTTATTGGCGGTGGAGTCCTGGGGTTGATTGAAACGTATCTTATCATTTTTATACTATTATTTATTGCCGTACTGCTGCCAATCGATACGGTACAGTCTTTCATTAACGATTCATTTATTGCACAGGCGATGGTCAAGCATACTCCTGTATTCTCTGAAATGGTTAAAGACTGGTGGATTGAAAACGCAGGATGA
- the polX gene encoding DNA polymerase/3'-5' exonuclease PolX, producing MNKKDIIKLLETIAIYMELKGENSFKISAYRKAALALENDDRSLTDISDFTKLNGIGKGTAGVIEEYINEGSSSVLEELKSEVPEGLIPLLQLPGLGGKKIAKLYSELGVEGIEDLEEACRSEKVQGLPGFGKKTEEKILAAIAQAGKRPDRLPIAFMTGIAGEIEAHLSTIKEICTYSRAGSLRRMRETIKDLDFIISTDEPKKVKDELLKLPNIVETIAAGETKVSLTLQYRWDVSIDFRIVKPEEFATTLHHFTGSKEHNVRMRQLAKERGEKISEYGVENSETGEVKTFETEEEFYAHFNLPLIPPELREDGKEVDEYHKGYDLIDPEHIKGDLHLHTTWSDGAYSIEEMVQACMAKGYQYMAITDHSKYLRVANGLTDERLLKQIEEIKEINKKYDEIEVLSGIEMDILPDGSLDYSDEILEKVDVVIASIHSSFSQSQEKIMERLTNALRSAHVDIIAHPTGRIIGRREGYDVDMDLLIKLAKETDTALELNANPNRLDLSAENIRKAQDSGVKLFINTDAHSHEHLEFMNIGVAAAKKGWIKKETVINTWDKDKLLNFLTRND from the coding sequence ATGAATAAGAAGGATATTATCAAATTATTGGAAACGATTGCGATTTATATGGAACTTAAGGGTGAAAACTCTTTTAAAATATCAGCATATAGAAAAGCGGCCCTTGCGCTGGAAAATGACGACCGCAGTTTAACTGACATCAGTGACTTTACCAAACTGAACGGAATCGGCAAAGGAACAGCGGGGGTCATCGAAGAGTACATTAACGAAGGTTCGTCTTCTGTGCTGGAGGAACTGAAGTCAGAAGTACCGGAGGGTTTGATTCCCCTTCTTCAGCTTCCCGGACTCGGAGGCAAGAAGATCGCCAAGCTTTATAGTGAGCTTGGCGTGGAAGGGATCGAGGATTTAGAAGAAGCCTGCCGATCGGAGAAAGTTCAGGGACTCCCCGGTTTCGGCAAGAAGACAGAGGAGAAGATACTGGCTGCTATCGCTCAGGCCGGTAAACGTCCGGATCGTCTGCCTATTGCGTTCATGACGGGCATAGCTGGAGAAATCGAAGCACATTTATCCACTATAAAAGAAATCTGCACCTATTCAAGAGCGGGAAGTTTACGAAGGATGCGGGAAACCATTAAAGATCTGGATTTCATCATTTCAACAGATGAACCGAAGAAGGTAAAGGACGAATTATTAAAGCTGCCCAATATTGTTGAAACGATTGCAGCCGGAGAGACAAAAGTTTCGCTGACCCTTCAATACAGATGGGATGTAAGCATCGATTTCCGCATCGTAAAACCGGAAGAATTCGCGACTACGCTCCACCATTTCACCGGATCTAAAGAGCATAATGTCCGTATGAGGCAGCTGGCAAAAGAACGCGGTGAGAAAATAAGTGAATACGGAGTAGAAAATAGTGAAACCGGAGAGGTCAAAACATTCGAGACAGAAGAAGAATTTTATGCTCACTTCAACCTTCCGTTGATTCCACCTGAATTAAGGGAAGACGGGAAGGAAGTCGATGAGTATCATAAGGGCTATGACTTGATAGATCCTGAGCATATCAAAGGTGATCTGCACTTGCATACCACATGGTCGGATGGAGCCTATTCCATAGAAGAAATGGTACAGGCATGCATGGCCAAAGGCTATCAGTACATGGCCATCACCGATCACTCAAAATATTTACGTGTGGCAAACGGCCTGACGGATGAACGCCTGTTGAAACAAATAGAGGAAATCAAGGAAATCAATAAGAAATATGACGAGATTGAAGTACTTTCCGGCATCGAAATGGATATCCTTCCGGACGGATCCCTTGATTACAGCGATGAAATCCTTGAAAAAGTCGATGTGGTCATCGCATCCATCCATTCAAGTTTTTCACAATCACAGGAAAAAATCATGGAACGCCTAACAAATGCGCTCCGTAGTGCGCATGTCGATATCATCGCCCATCCGACAGGCAGAATCATCGGTCGGAGAGAAGGGTACGATGTAGACATGGATCTGCTTATCAAACTGGCAAAAGAAACGGATACGGCGCTGGAGCTTAATGCGAATCCAAACAGGCTCGATCTCTCTGCCGAAAATATCCGGAAAGCGCAGGATAGCGGCGTGAAACTATTTATCAATACCGATGCACACAGTCATGAGCATCTTGAGTTCATGAATATAGGTGTGGCTGCGGCAAAAAAAGGCTGGATCAAGAAAGAAACCGTCATCAATACATGGGACAAAGATAAACTACTGAACTTTTTAACACGGAATGATTGA
- a CDS encoding endonuclease MutS2: MNSKVLKTLEFDKIKELLKEFAASALGHARVTALAPSIDFEEITGMHEETDEAMTILRLKGHAPLGGIFDIRPHVKRAGIGGMLSPGELVQVGSTIRASRKLKTFVEELVDEEVSIPLLQAKLDTVIPLPHLEQEIRNVVDDNGEILDSASDTLRTIRTQLRANEGRIREKLERMIRSSNAAKMLSDAIITIRNDRYVIPVKQEYRGHYGGIIHDQSSSGQTLFIEPEAIVQLNNQLRELRLKEQNEIEKILLALSQKVQESGEELLLIVRVLSDIDFMFTKAKFGQSIKGTKPVINNERRIRLNKARHPLLPIEEAVANDIELGTEFSSIVITGPNTGGKTVTLKTLGLTNIMAQAGLPIPALDGSEVGIFRSIYADIGDEQSIEQSLSTFSSHMVNIVEILNKVDHESLVLFDELGAGTDPQEGAALAISILDEVHGKGARVVATTHYPELKAYGYNREGVVNASVEFDVETLSPTYKLLLGVPGRSNAFEISKRLGLPETVIHRAKSHIGTDSKEVENMIASLEESRRQGEKELEEAHELLKQAEKMHKDMQKQMMEYYEKKDHMFEKAQQKAESVVEKAKEEAEQVIKDLRRMQKKKSAQIKEHELIEARKQLEEAAPSLPQSSRQKRKAAQSAKRELHPGDEVKVLSFDQKGHLVERVSDKEWQVQMGIMKMKVKESDLEFIQTQQKVETKPLAVVKGKDFHVSVELDLRGERFDNAISKVEKYIDDALLAGYPQVSIIHGKGTGALRQGVQEYLRNHRAVKGIRFGDAGEGGTGVTVVMFK; the protein is encoded by the coding sequence GTGAATTCTAAAGTACTGAAAACACTGGAATTTGATAAAATAAAGGAATTGTTAAAAGAGTTTGCTGCATCCGCACTCGGTCATGCAAGGGTAACAGCCCTGGCTCCATCGATTGACTTTGAAGAAATCACGGGCATGCATGAGGAAACGGATGAAGCGATGACCATACTCCGCTTAAAGGGCCATGCACCTTTAGGGGGGATCTTTGATATCCGTCCCCACGTGAAGCGGGCCGGAATCGGAGGCATGCTGTCTCCGGGGGAATTGGTGCAGGTAGGCAGCACAATCCGCGCGAGCAGGAAGCTAAAGACGTTTGTTGAAGAATTAGTGGATGAAGAAGTTTCCATCCCCCTTCTGCAGGCTAAGTTGGATACGGTAATCCCCCTGCCTCATTTAGAACAGGAAATTCGCAATGTCGTGGATGATAACGGTGAAATCCTTGACTCGGCGAGCGACACATTGCGCACGATCCGTACACAGCTGCGTGCGAATGAAGGAAGGATCAGGGAGAAGCTCGAACGCATGATCCGTTCTTCCAATGCGGCCAAGATGTTATCAGATGCCATCATCACCATCCGAAATGACCGTTATGTCATACCTGTAAAGCAGGAATACAGAGGACACTATGGAGGGATCATCCATGATCAGTCGTCTTCCGGACAGACGCTCTTCATCGAACCGGAGGCGATTGTGCAACTAAACAATCAACTTCGAGAGCTGCGGTTGAAAGAACAAAATGAGATTGAAAAAATCCTTCTTGCCCTTTCTCAAAAAGTACAGGAATCAGGGGAAGAATTACTACTAATCGTAAGAGTCTTATCGGATATAGATTTTATGTTTACAAAAGCAAAATTCGGCCAATCCATCAAGGGGACGAAACCGGTCATCAATAACGAAAGGCGTATCAGATTAAATAAAGCCCGACATCCGTTATTGCCGATAGAGGAAGCAGTGGCCAATGATATCGAATTAGGAACTGAATTCTCATCCATCGTCATTACAGGTCCGAATACGGGAGGGAAAACAGTCACCCTTAAAACGCTGGGGCTCACGAACATTATGGCGCAGGCAGGACTCCCGATTCCGGCGCTGGATGGCTCAGAGGTGGGTATCTTCCGTTCCATTTATGCAGATATCGGAGATGAACAATCGATTGAACAAAGTCTTAGTACATTCTCCTCCCACATGGTCAACATCGTGGAGATCTTAAATAAAGTGGATCATGAGAGCCTTGTCTTATTTGATGAGCTCGGAGCAGGTACCGATCCCCAGGAAGGTGCCGCACTTGCCATCTCCATCCTTGATGAAGTCCACGGCAAAGGGGCAAGAGTGGTGGCGACGACTCACTATCCTGAACTAAAGGCATACGGCTACAACCGGGAAGGTGTCGTCAATGCAAGCGTTGAGTTTGACGTCGAGACATTGAGCCCGACTTATAAACTTTTATTGGGTGTCCCTGGAAGAAGTAACGCGTTTGAGATCTCCAAACGGTTAGGTTTGCCAGAAACGGTCATCCATCGGGCTAAATCACATATCGGTACAGACAGCAAAGAAGTTGAAAATATGATTGCCTCTTTGGAAGAGAGCAGACGCCAGGGTGAAAAAGAACTGGAAGAAGCTCATGAGCTGTTAAAGCAAGCAGAGAAGATGCATAAAGACATGCAGAAGCAAATGATGGAGTACTACGAAAAGAAAGACCACATGTTTGAGAAAGCTCAGCAAAAAGCCGAATCAGTGGTTGAAAAAGCGAAAGAAGAAGCGGAGCAGGTCATTAAAGACTTACGAAGGATGCAGAAGAAAAAATCGGCTCAAATCAAAGAGCATGAACTGATTGAGGCAAGGAAACAACTCGAGGAAGCAGCACCGTCCCTTCCTCAGTCATCCCGACAAAAAAGGAAGGCAGCTCAGAGCGCAAAACGTGAACTGCATCCGGGTGACGAAGTGAAGGTACTCAGCTTTGACCAGAAAGGCCACCTTGTTGAACGGGTATCCGACAAAGAGTGGCAGGTTCAAATGGGCATCATGAAAATGAAAGTAAAAGAATCCGACCTCGAATTCATCCAAACCCAGCAAAAGGTTGAAACCAAGCCGCTGGCTGTGGTTAAAGGAAAGGATTTTCACGTGAGTGTCGAGCTTGATTTAAGAGGGGAACGATTCGATAATGCGATATCCAAGGTCGAAAAGTATATCGATGATGCCCTTCTCGCCGGCTATCCTCAAGTGTCAATCATCCATGGTAAGGGAACCGGGGCTCTGAGGCAGGGCGTACAGGAATACTTAAGAAATCATCGGGCTGTCAAAGGAATACGTTTCGGGGACGCCGGAGAAGGCGGTACAGGTGTCACGGTAGTGATGTTCAAATAA